The following coding sequences lie in one Niabella agricola genomic window:
- the mqnB gene encoding futalosine hydrolase, whose protein sequence is MQEKILLVAATELEIKPLNSFLKEQRNIDVLIAGIGSASTAYWLTRQLARERYALVLQAGISGSFVNSHAPGTVVVVQNECFGDLGVVEAGCRKSVFDLQLASEDAPPFTGGRLQNPHRRLMELTGLAPVSGVTINEITTAADTVRYFKDQLGAEIESMEGAALHYVAIMEQVPFLQVRAVSNYVGERDKAKWALKASVSNLAEHTERLLKLFTTLP, encoded by the coding sequence TTCTTTTCTAAAAGAACAGCGGAACATTGACGTACTCATCGCAGGTATTGGCAGCGCAAGTACCGCATATTGGCTCACGCGGCAATTGGCCCGGGAGCGCTATGCACTTGTGTTACAGGCCGGCATTAGCGGCAGCTTTGTGAACAGTCATGCTCCGGGAACCGTTGTGGTGGTTCAAAACGAGTGTTTTGGAGACCTGGGCGTGGTGGAAGCCGGCTGCCGTAAATCGGTTTTTGACCTGCAACTGGCCAGTGAAGATGCGCCTCCATTTACCGGGGGAAGGCTTCAAAACCCGCACCGCCGGTTGATGGAGCTTACTGGATTGGCGCCTGTAAGCGGCGTTACGATCAATGAAATTACAACTGCAGCAGATACCGTCCGGTATTTTAAAGACCAACTGGGGGCAGAGATAGAATCGATGGAGGGCGCAGCATTGCATTATGTAGCAATTATGGAGCAGGTGCCTTTTCTCCAGGTAAGGGCCGTGTCTAATTATGTAGGGGAGCGGGATAAGGCAAAATGGGCGTTGAAAGCGTCTGTTTCAAATTTGGCGGAACATACCGAACGGCTTTTAAAACTGTTTACTACGCTGCCCTGA
- a CDS encoding DUF4296 domain-containing protein: MNKLLPLLLWCLMFAACGLGRPKDVLPQDKMQAVLWDIAQGGEFVNGYVYYRHPDLNRAVVNQQVLKQIFSLHKITKKEFEKSLEYYQRKPDVFVAMLDSINAQQKRAKQAETLPATDTARTQSPASEPGSRSASTPR; this comes from the coding sequence ATGAACAAATTATTACCCTTACTGCTCTGGTGCTTGATGTTTGCCGCCTGCGGATTGGGACGGCCAAAAGACGTTTTACCGCAGGATAAAATGCAGGCTGTATTATGGGATATTGCCCAGGGCGGCGAATTTGTAAACGGTTATGTATATTACCGCCACCCGGATCTGAACCGCGCCGTGGTAAATCAGCAGGTGTTGAAACAAATCTTCTCTTTGCATAAGATTACCAAAAAAGAGTTTGAGAAAAGTCTCGAATATTACCAACGTAAGCCCGATGTATTTGTGGCGATGCTAGACTCAATCAATGCGCAGCAAAAACGGGCCAAACAGGCAGAAACACTTCCTGCCACTGATACCGCCCGCACCCAATCTCCGGCATCGGAACCAGGCTCGCGAAGCGCTTCCACTCCCAGATAA
- a CDS encoding aminotransferase class IV, which translates to MMTRYICFNGVFADAAFPAIDAANKSYRYGDGFFETLRVHHGQIPLWDLHRDRILRSMSLLGYAFAEGITIEGLYAQLLELCVRNQCAAQARVRLSFSNGNGGLFDQSCVYYLAEAHPFTTPDADEGISLGVYDELQKDAHRFSALKLSSGFIYSRAAQFCKRQGWDDCVIQNKAGSIIETVISNLFWIKNGSIFTPPVADGCVEGVFRSYLLAAEPQITERSCTRELLEEADELFLTNALRGIRKVRAFNGKTYTSDQTVALLSRHQQLRLE; encoded by the coding sequence ATGATGACGCGTTATATATGTTTTAACGGTGTTTTTGCAGATGCAGCGTTCCCAGCAATTGATGCGGCCAATAAAAGCTACCGTTACGGAGACGGCTTCTTTGAAACGCTTCGGGTACATCATGGGCAGATACCGCTCTGGGACCTTCACCGGGACAGAATCCTGCGGAGTATGTCGCTATTGGGATACGCCTTTGCAGAAGGTATTACAATCGAAGGGCTTTATGCCCAGCTGTTGGAACTCTGTGTACGCAATCAATGCGCTGCGCAGGCCCGGGTGCGCCTGTCATTCTCAAACGGGAACGGTGGGCTTTTTGATCAATCCTGTGTATACTACCTGGCAGAGGCACATCCGTTTACGACACCGGATGCTGATGAAGGAATATCGCTTGGGGTTTATGACGAACTACAGAAGGACGCCCATCGCTTTTCGGCATTAAAACTTTCCAGCGGCTTTATTTACAGTCGCGCTGCACAATTTTGTAAACGGCAGGGCTGGGATGATTGTGTAATTCAAAATAAAGCAGGCTCCATCATCGAAACCGTCATCTCCAATCTGTTCTGGATCAAAAACGGGTCGATATTTACGCCACCTGTTGCCGATGGCTGCGTAGAGGGGGTATTCCGGTCGTACCTGTTGGCGGCAGAACCGCAGATCACTGAGCGCTCCTGTACACGTGAGCTGCTGGAAGAGGCCGACGAGCTATTTCTCACCAATGCGCTCCGGGGTATCCGGAAAGTACGTGCGTTTAATGGTAAGACATATACCAGCGATCAAACGGTGGCCTTACTTTCCCGGCATCAGCAGCTGCGTTTAGAATAA
- a CDS encoding 1,4-dihydroxy-6-naphthoate synthase translates to MKLKLGFSPCPNDTFIFDALVNGKIDTKGIEFDAVLEDVETLNRWALEEKLDVTKLSFPAYFKTKDQYALLNSGSALGKGVGPLLISGRRQPFSEAAINNATVVLPGVNTTAHLLFSFAYPNAPHKSFGVFHEIEDAVVEGRAELGVIIHENRFTYQDKGLVKVTDLGEYWEQAMNVPIPLGGIVIKKSLGDAVFNQVDTLIRKSLQYAFDRYPEVSAYVKEHAQAMSEEVMRKHIDLYVNDYSLDLGSEGRAAVDTLSEVYSRLHTNA, encoded by the coding sequence ATGAAACTCAAACTGGGGTTTTCGCCCTGTCCGAATGACACGTTTATTTTTGATGCACTGGTAAACGGGAAGATTGACACCAAAGGTATTGAATTTGACGCCGTGCTGGAAGATGTGGAGACACTGAACCGCTGGGCACTTGAGGAAAAGCTGGATGTGACCAAGCTTAGCTTTCCCGCTTATTTTAAAACAAAAGATCAGTATGCCTTATTAAACTCCGGGAGCGCTTTGGGAAAGGGAGTGGGGCCCCTGCTGATAAGCGGACGCCGACAGCCTTTTTCGGAGGCTGCCATCAATAATGCCACGGTGGTGTTGCCTGGTGTAAATACAACGGCGCATTTGCTTTTTAGTTTTGCTTATCCAAACGCACCTCATAAATCATTTGGCGTATTTCACGAAATAGAAGATGCGGTGGTAGAGGGCCGGGCCGAGCTGGGTGTGATCATTCACGAGAACCGGTTTACCTATCAGGACAAAGGCCTGGTAAAAGTAACCGACCTGGGTGAATACTGGGAGCAGGCGATGAATGTACCCATTCCCCTGGGAGGGATTGTGATAAAGAAGTCTCTGGGCGATGCCGTTTTCAATCAGGTGGATACGCTGATCCGAAAAAGCCTCCAATATGCATTTGACCGGTATCCGGAAGTATCTGCTTATGTAAAAGAACATGCACAGGCGATGAGCGAGGAGGTAATGCGTAAGCATATCGACCTGTATGTAAATGACTATAGTTTAGATCTGGGCAGCGAGGGCCGGGCTGCGGTAGATACCTTATCGGAAGTTTATAGCCGGCTGCATACAAACGCCTGA